Proteins encoded within one genomic window of Fragaria vesca subsp. vesca linkage group LG1, FraVesHawaii_1.0, whole genome shotgun sequence:
- the LOC101305405 gene encoding uncharacterized protein LOC101305405: protein MERIAAELQDSVVDLTRQLTELQARYDSTRNQLPTRMQALDQRELQLQSRELRVKSEAETVRKKWEMLEMRERELEMRELEREEHLVMLEKSVEERERGLDGMQESLEEQRRHSKALQEVLEEKLGLISGQMRVRLREFEEKAREVGVKVSGCGDDEGGGGGCEMRGGLNAGEVVKLIGEISRSAEIVELCQGVDCVDKMQDVIRILIERKQLIEAVGFICTFKFTDEFPPVPLLNEYVEDAEKWWTETFSQKKSLRKKENAVDDRITSLRAVAQCVKAYNLQSEYSLVHIDNDILELENLKENLHSVASLNIMMKTKGFGKLNENREVVLCLPSYNRQEQRNQRKEDFSTLSPSFRIHRCCRKKLIGQPFQLLAP, encoded by the exons GAGCTCCAGGCCCGCTACGACTCGACCCGGAACCAGCTCCCGACCCGAATGCAGGCTCTGGACCAGAGGGAGCTGCAATTGCAGTCCAGGGAGCTGAGGGTGAAGTCGGAAGCGGAAACAGTCCGAAAAAAGTGGGAGATGTTAGAGATGAGGGAGAGGGAGCTTGAGATGAGGGAGTTGGAGAGAGAAGAGCATTTGGTGATGCTGGAGAAGTCGGTGGAGGAGAGGGAGAGGGGTTTGGATGGGATGCAGGAGTCGCTGGAGGAGCAGAGGCGGCATTCGAAGGCGCTGCAGGAGGTTTTGGAGGAGAAATTGGGGTTGATTTCTGGCCAAATGAGGGTGAGGCTGAGAGAGTTTGAAGAGAAGGCGAGAGAGGTTGGAGTGAAGGTTAGTGGGTGTGGTGATGATGAGGGAGGAGGAGGAGGTTGCGAAATGCGGGGTGGTTTGAATGCAGGGGAGGTTGTGAAGCTTATTGGGGAGATTTCGCGGAGTGCAGAGATTGTGGAGTTGTGTCAGGGAGTTGATTGTGTTGATAAGATGCAGG ATGTTATCCGGATTCTCATTGAACGAAAGCAACTGATAGAGGCTGTTGGATTTATATGCACCTTCAAGTTCACCGATGAGTTCCCCCCTGTACCACTCTTAAATGAGTATGTGGAGGATGCAGAGAAGTGGTGGACTGAAACTTTCAGTCAGAAGAAATCACTTCGTAAGAAG GAAAATGCTGTAGATGATCGAATAACTAGTCTAAGAGCTGTGGCTCAATGTGTCAAAGCTTACAACTTACAGTCTGAGTATTCACTAGTGCACATTGACAATGACATATTGGAGCTTGAAAATCTAAAGGAAAATCTGCATTCGGTGGCATCTCTCAACATTATGATGAAAACTAAAGGATTTGGAAAACTAAACGAGAATAGGGAGGTGGTCCTATGTCTTCCGTCATATAATAGACAAGAGCAGAGAAACCAGAGGAAAGAAGATTTCAGCACTCTTTCCCCCAGTTTTCGCATACATCGCTGTTGCAGAAAAAAATTAATCGGCCAGCCATTTCAACTGCTAGCCCCATGA